A region of the Esox lucius isolate fEsoLuc1 chromosome 10, fEsoLuc1.pri, whole genome shotgun sequence genome:
CCTCGAGTGTGGGAACCATCCTCAAGTCATGTGGGCTCCATGTCACTGCCATTAAAATTGACCCCTACATCAACATAGATGCTGGGACATTCTCTCCATATGAGCATGGTGAGTCCAAAAGATGTTTGTGATATGTCATACTGTTTCCAAATCCTATCAGTTTGTGAGATCTGTGTTAGAGGTGTTTGGTGTATGCAGTGTAACACTGTTCACAAAATAGTTTTATGTCATGCTTCATCTACCCACCCAGCACCTCCACTCTCACTTCCCATAACATCTCTTCACCATTGGGACCTGGTGTTTAGCCGCTCTGGAATGAACTCCTCTTGCACATACAACAGGGGTTATTCAAATCAGGACCTcaaaatcacttttttttttatatagcaaCACTATAATCCAGGACTAATTTAGACCTGGTGAACAAGGTTGCTGCAtctaatgatgaggtagaacaaaaAACTTTATTGCCATGCAATATATGTTACCAATTAATATTGTGAATGTAGATAAACATTGATATAGATGAAGTTGTCAGCATACACTGTGTACTTTGATATGCATGAGGTGGTTGTGTGTTGCTGAGGTTCGGACGCTACTGCTTTACCGCTCTGGTTCAAATGTTTCACCTCTTTTCCTCTGGTCACTGTTCAGGTGAGGTGTTTGTGCTGGATGATGGTGGTGAAGTGGATCTGGATCTAGGGAACTATGAGAGGTTCTTGGATATCAGACTGACCAAAGACAACAACCTGACCACTGGGAAGATCTACCAATCTGTCATCaacaaggagaggaggggagactACCTGGGAAAGACTGTACAGGGtaaaaccagtcatgctggttCACAGACAGTTCATACAGGAGTTGGGACATTGGTTGAATACCTGGAAATTCATTTGTTTTAGCTTTCACGGCAACTCTGACCTTAGTCCAATGTCCCATTAAAAGTCAATAAAAATTTTGAAAGAACTGAGCATTGGAGTTCTCTTTCGGTATTTCTGTCTGCATTTCCTAACTGTCTTTGTTTGGTGTGTCACCGCAGTGGTGCCCCACATCACTGATGCCATCCAGGAGTGGGTGATGCGTCAGGCCAAAGTGCCTGTGGACGATGACGGTGTGGAGCCTCAGATCTGTGTCATTGAGGTGAGAGACTGTGGTTATGGTGAACAGTAGTGGATCTATTACTTTCAGacacatttttttcatttggtaTTAGTGTGACATTGGTGCTTGTCCTTTAGGGGTAATTCACATCCACCTCCTTAATTATTTCTATTCGGGATGCGCTGATAAGGAATATTTTTGCTGATGCTGACCAATACTGAGATTTTGTCATTCCTGTACCTGTTTACCCATGTATATATTAAAAGTTgcttgaatttgattgattttcaGGCCAGGTAGTTTCTAGTATTCATGTTTGTTTACCTGTACCTCTTCTGTATGCAGCTAGGGGGCACTGTGGGAGACATTGAGAGCATGCCTTTCATTGAGGCCTTCAGGCAGTTCCAGTTCAAGGTGAAAAGGGAGAACTTCTGTAACATCCACGTCAGCCTGGTGCCACAGCCCAGTGCCACGGGAGAGCAGAAAACCAAGCCCACTCAGAACAGTATCCGGGAGCTCCGTGGACTGGGGCTGTCTCCCGATCTGGTGAGTTAAGGATTTCCTACAGCCCTGTCTGTCTAGTTACAACTTCCTACCACCTCAttgagatcaatcaatcaaatgtatgtgTAAAGCCCTTATTACATCAGTGTTTGTCACAAAGTtcctttacaaaacacccagcctgaaaccccaaggagcaagcagcaacaatgttgaagcacagtggctaggaaaaactccctaaaaggggccatcatttaggaagaaacctagagagagaTTGTCTTGAACGTCACCCCTCAGTGTTTTCTTTATTGCTACTCCGCAGCTTCAGTATTCCACTGAAAAACAATTTAACATTTGGTCTGAGGTGCAAGGCAAAGCGATATGGTAGCTACGCTACTAGGCTTACCCTGAAAAACACTTTTCTACATGGTGTTATGACTAAGATATCCATCTATATTGTTTTCCttattgcaaatatttttgAACGGAAGTAAGCTTGATGATTAATGAGTTCAAACTAGAGCAGCACCAAGGCTTTGTACATTGCAAAGGTTTCACTCACTTTTTTGAAGGACAGCAGTTACTCTGAAGTATGAGTGAAGTTGTGATGTATAGCACCCCAAATACTTAATCTTGATGTTTTCATTCcatttctgacatttagtttCATAGTTGGGGTATAAATTGTTTTCAGTGTTACAatttaatttttaaaaaaaatgcaacgGTTCAGTCAATGACCTTCATCAAGCACATCAAGCAACTATCAGATAGCTAGTTCTACCAACACCCTCCTAGGGCAATCAGTGCCCCTACTGCTAACAGAATCCCATAGTCAAAACTACTTAAAATTACTTCTGTGTTCATAGGTATATTTAGTGCAACAGTTTTTATCAATTCCCACCAGATCATGTGTCGCTGTTCCAGTCCACTGGAAAACTCTGTCAAAGAGAAGATCTCCATGTTCTGTCACGTAGAACCAGAACAGGTAAGACCTGATTCTACAGTCACacagataaaagaaaaaagaacgtTGTTTCAGTACTTCACAGATACTTTGCTGCGTTCTCAGCCGAATCAGAGAAACTCAACGGTTCGTCCCCATTGACTTTCTCTTCTAATGTGTTTTGAAAAGAAGCCACTGAGACTATGCTCTTTGCCCCTCTTCTCCACCACCAGGTGATCTGTGTGGTAGACGTGACCTCTATCTACAGAGTACCCATACTATTGGAGGACCAGGGGGTGATGGGCTACTTCTGTCGGAGACTAGACCTGCCCATTGAAACGCGTCCACGAAAGATGCTCACCAAATGGAAAGAGATGTCAGACAGGTGTGTAGGTCAGGTGTTGGGTCAGGCAGTGTCTGGGGCTGGCAACACTACTCTTAAGACCTGCCACATTTCAGTTTGACCTCTGGATGAAGGTCTGTATATCTGGAAGATGTATCTGCCGAGATAtttaacaatgctgtttttGAACCTGTTGTATTGCAGCAGTATGGAGTGACCTGTATTCACGTTATAACCCTGCTCATGATGTGTTTGAATCCCAGGTCAGACCGGCTTCTAGAGCACTGCTCTATAGCTCTGGTAGGGAAATACACCAAGTTCACAGACTCTTACGCGTCAGTAATCAAAGCCCTGGAACATTCATCTCTGGCCATCAGCCACAAACTGGAGATTAAGGTACGCACACTTACAGCCAGGTTTCCTAGGCATATAGTCAGACTACCCGTGGACCAATAAACACTCAtgtagaaaacacattttagtccaggattaggcttaatctgtcTGTGGGAAATAACCGCAGTCTCAACTGCATACACCTGGAAGGTGACGTTTTTTACTTATTAAGCAGTTGCATGGCTAAATTGTACCTTTACGTTAGTATGTAATTATTCACTGACATGCATACGTCCCTGTGTCAAGATAAGAATGCTTTGCTTCTGCTGGATCTCAAATTGATGGCGCTGTACCACATATCCGAAAGTCAATtcaaattgatttaaaaaggtaCATTTGCTGGTTTACTTTTTTACACTTGATTACTTTTTAACTTGT
Encoded here:
- the ctps1a gene encoding CTP synthase 1 isoform X2, whose product is MKYILVTGGVISGIGKGIIASSVGTILKSCGLHVTAIKIDPYINIDAGTFSPYEHGEVFVLDDGGEVDLDLGNYERFLDIRLTKDNNLTTGKIYQSVINKERRGDYLGKTVQVVPHITDAIQEWVMRQAKVPVDDDGVEPQICVIELGGTVGDIESMPFIEAFRQFQFKVKRENFCNIHVSLVPQPSATGEQKTKPTQNSIRELRGLGLSPDLIMCRCSSPLENSVKEKISMFCHVEPEQVICVVDVTSIYRVPILLEDQGVMGYFCRRLDLPIETRPRKMLTKWKEMSDRSDRLLEHCSIALVGKYTKFTDSYASVIKALEHSSLAISHKLEIKYIDSADLEPNTLQEEPVKYHEAWQKLCSADGILVPGGFGVRGTEGKIHAINWARKQKKPFLGVCLGMQLAVCEFARNVLEWKDANSTEFDPESKYPVVIDMPEHNPGQMGGTMRLGKRRTIFKNNNSILRRLYGDVDHVDERHRHRFEVNPELKEHFEAKGFHFVGEDIEGERMEVIELDDHPYFVGVQYHPEFTSRPIKPSPPYFGLLLASAGKLQSYLQKGCRLSPRDTYSDRSGGSSPDSEIAEFKIPSITQD
- the ctps1a gene encoding CTP synthase 1 isoform X1, with the translated sequence MWTNIIPRILFPSATMKYILVTGGVISGIGKGIIASSVGTILKSCGLHVTAIKIDPYINIDAGTFSPYEHGEVFVLDDGGEVDLDLGNYERFLDIRLTKDNNLTTGKIYQSVINKERRGDYLGKTVQVVPHITDAIQEWVMRQAKVPVDDDGVEPQICVIELGGTVGDIESMPFIEAFRQFQFKVKRENFCNIHVSLVPQPSATGEQKTKPTQNSIRELRGLGLSPDLIMCRCSSPLENSVKEKISMFCHVEPEQVICVVDVTSIYRVPILLEDQGVMGYFCRRLDLPIETRPRKMLTKWKEMSDRSDRLLEHCSIALVGKYTKFTDSYASVIKALEHSSLAISHKLEIKYIDSADLEPNTLQEEPVKYHEAWQKLCSADGILVPGGFGVRGTEGKIHAINWARKQKKPFLGVCLGMQLAVCEFARNVLEWKDANSTEFDPESKYPVVIDMPEHNPGQMGGTMRLGKRRTIFKNNNSILRRLYGDVDHVDERHRHRFEVNPELKEHFEAKGFHFVGEDIEGERMEVIELDDHPYFVGVQYHPEFTSRPIKPSPPYFGLLLASAGKLQSYLQKGCRLSPRDTYSDRSGGSSPDSEIAEFKIPSITQD